In a single window of the Drosophila miranda strain MSH22 chromosome XL, D.miranda_PacBio2.1, whole genome shotgun sequence genome:
- the LOC108161517 gene encoding mitosis initiation protein fs(1)Ya: MSIFTGLNMWQFDEGKCHICQRVFCCGKCRNKHQFKTHAIAVREPLAMANAIGIVEHKMKMESGLTTIYVFCPICERKPLVLCEEIYAELLAHIETAHLPLRCRKCFRNYTKINDLQEFSKCVDMRQDCSGSSSDLTANTESSKVTVKQALAMVPASGAPMCTTISTQTSPGLTPISLINMRWKAKSRVTHDELIGDSVSSIRNISSISNGSSIRRSIGQLANLHETVEKGKIIRSTSTPVQLESMFAKPKEPLTFNASNGGHVSSIYQEEPSPALEGNPIQQQLQQRAWKVGARNKISAVTPLRQVMSKSIQKAFVEHGAMLVPPPTGLIQRRVRLDLSDNNSYSADGGAAGSSALDLRLSPVVRRTQSESSSSETNSLSHPHEVYRRPYLLSAQKLTTESIIITRTMPSSIGESSGSTVYNSCESVEIIRSTSESAEVHVPPITPITRVTGAAINKKQIKFETPYKSQEVAFQNGEEDSKDTFYTPNAGTPERLERRRQPIVPRQISGEFSPAIKKEKSMASMYRSSPPPERLRARPPLRDCYKLGTFSGVQDLPVGQSPGVEEDEDEEVFLPTNASTRKDKKQDQGTGRLWSIMSSMMRLPATLRGDKYDKENNGSSGSLIRRCASIAGSLVRTSTQATDDVQPLKRKRTQTLDNQYYNSMSPSSSSKRYRIRPREPIERMRQT, encoded by the exons ATGTCTATTTTTACTGGCTTAAACATGTGGCAGTTCGATGAG GGCAAGTGTCACATCTGCCAGCGTGTATTCTGTTGCGGTAAATGCCGCAATAAGCATCAGTTCAAAACCCACGCCATTGCAGTGAGAGAGCCGCTTGCTATGGCTAATGCTATCGGCATAGTCGAACATAAAATGAAAATGGAGTCGGGACTGACTACTATCTACGTGTTCTGTCCGATATGCGAGCGCAAGCCCCTTGTGCTGTGTGAGGAAATCTATGCGGAGCTATTGGCGCACATCGAGACCGCCCACCTACCGCTGCGATGTCGCAAGTGTTTTCGCAACTACACGAAGATCAACGATCTGCAAGAGTTCAGCAAGTGCGTGGATATGCGACAGGActgcagtggcagcagcagcgatctAACTGCCAATACGGAATCATCCAAAGTGACTGTAAAGCAGGCGCTGGCTATGGTACCCGCTTCGGGTGCGCCAATGTGCACCACCATCTCCACCCAGACCTCGCCGGGCTTGACGCCCATTTCGTTGATCAATATGCGCTGGAAGGCCAAGAGTCGTGTCACCCACGACGAACTGATAGGCGATAGTGTCTCCTCCATCAGGAATATCTCATCCATCAGTAATGGATCATCGATTAGGCGCAGTATCGGTCAGCTGGCAAACCTGCATGAAACCGTAGAAAAGGGGAAGATAATTCGATCCACTTCAACCCCCGTCCAGTTGGAGTCGATGTTTGCCAAGCCCAAGGAGCCGCTCACCTTCAATGCCTCCAATGGGGGACACGTGTCGAGCATCTATCAGGAGGAGCCGAGCCCGGCCCTTGAGGGAAATCCgatccagcagcagctgcagcagcgtGCCTGGAAGGTGGGGGCTCGCAACAAGATAAGCGCTGTCACCCCACTCCGACAGGTCATGTCCAAGAGCATTCAGAAAGCCTTTGTCGAGCATGGAGCAATGCTGGTTCCTCCCCCGACCGGCCTTATCCAGCGGCGAGTTCGTCTCGATCTCAGCGATAACAATAGCTACTCGGCCGATGGGGGAGCAGCTGGATCATCTGCTTTAGATTTGCGCCTTTCGCCCGTCGTTCGACGAACTCAAAGTGAGAGCTCTTCCTCGGAGACGAATTCCTTGTCGCATCCTCATGAGGTTTACAGGAGGCCATATCTGCTCTCGGCCCAAAAACTGACCACAGAGTCGATTATCATTACCAGGACCATGCCCTCGAGCATTGGTGAGAGTAGCGGGTCCACCGTTTACAATTCCTGCGAGAGTGTGGAGATCATCCGATCCACCTCGGAGTCGGCGGAGGTTCATGTGCCGCCCATTACACCAATCACCAGAGTTACTGGCGCTGCCATTAATAAGAAGCAAATTAAATTTGAGACACCGTACAAGAGCCAGGAAGTAGCCTTCCAGAATGGGGAGGAGGACAGTAAGGATACATTCTACACTCCGAATGCTGGCACGCCGGAGCGTCTAGAGCGGCGTAGGCAGCCGATTGTACCGCGCCAGATAAGCGGGGAGTTCTCGCCCGCCATCAAGAAGGAGAAGTCTATGGCATCCATGTATCGCAGTTCACCGCCACCGGAACGTCTCAGAGCTCGTCCGCCGCTGCGAGATTGCTACAAGCTGGGAACCTTCAGTGGGGTCCAGGACCTGCCAGTGGGTCAAAGTCCTGGGGTGGAGGAAGATGAAGATGAAGAGGTCTTTTTGCCAACCAATGCCTCCACACGAAAAGATAAGAAGCAGGATCAGGGCACAGGACGCCTCTGGTCCATAATGAGCTCCATGATGCGACTGCCGGCCACATTGCGAGGCGACAAGTACGACAAGGAGAACAATGGATCATCTGGCTCCCTGATCAGACGTTGCGCCTCGATAGCAGGCTCTCTTGTGCGCACTTCGACGCAAGCTACGGATGATGTGCAGCCCTTGAAGCGGAAGCGCACTCAGACACTGGATAATCAGTATTACAATTCCATGTCGCCGTCCAGTTCG